A segment of the Arachis hypogaea cultivar Tifrunner chromosome 5, arahy.Tifrunner.gnm2.J5K5, whole genome shotgun sequence genome:
ataaataagaagaatgagagagaGTTTGTTATTTTGGAAAgaaaagttttattttaattgtaatgcaAAAATATCTAACAACATATTTTGgtttgtcaaattattaatataaaatataaatgataaatTGTATATAGAGTGGAAAGGataaagaaaaatagataaaaaagagagagatagaTAAGAGAATATAGGaagagagtttattaattttggagaaaaatatttttttctcaattaaattataaattatattttatagttTAGTTAGTTAGATTAAGTTATATGTTTGATAAAAAGCgagttaatttaaaattattttattctaatttattctgTCATATTGTAGTTTCATGCCGCAAAACATATTCGGGTACGAGCCATGAGCAAAGTGCTTTCTTATTTATCGTACAAGTGAGTGTTATCGATGGAAATAagtgattaaaaatttttgaaagcctTAACACACGGAAGAAACGTGAAGAATATCCGATAAAATACGACACTTTCGACTGAAGCAGATTAAGGCTGTGTTACAAATTGCACTCAAGTACCTAAAAAGCCATCAATTATTTTAACATATAAGTGGTTActtaattaagaatttataagTAAAGGCGATGTAATGAAGCTTATCAGGTAAGTATATTTGCATTGCGAATAACCaacgaaaaaaaattattgtatgaTTCCTCCCAATCTCCATATCCTAGCAATGACTCTTTGCTTTACAAGCCAAATCTTTCTGTATGAAGTCTTATAACTAAAGTGATTCTCCACCCCTTCTTGTAAAACTCTTATGTTGATGATTGGATCTGCTTTAACTATTGTGAATATGTATTGAGCAATTACCTTCGAGCAGGGACGGACCTAGTAGCAACAATGAGGGGGCACTGGTCCCCAcagtgtttttaatttttttaaaaaaatatagttatatataatatgccccactttaaattttaaatgaccccactacaaataaattaaactcaattaactaaagtttcaaattcacttttttatttttctatcattttgaagattatttaacctaatcaaatttaattcttgTGTCGTCACTCCTTTATTTCCTTAAaccctcttcttatttttatattttcaacttttttttctattttctatctagtggtcatcttctcttcatcaaaaaataaattttaaattttttatttttttatatatctctCTATGtcttctaattttattatttctctttttgatattttcaattgtaaattttaattcaaacaattatagtttaggtattaatctaatattttattttattctcaatttatttatttttattactcattatttatcttttgttctatATGTACTTATGTTGCgtataaaactttttatttttataaatgataataaaaaatattttaattacaatacataattaaacagatgcataaaattttttatctaacattatatcaaaattaaattaaataatatataaaaaatttaattattttaaaaagaaaaaaagaaagaattgtgAATTATGTTTctgttattttatataaacatacttttcatatacagatttaatttttttagtatttatatataattctactttcaaattataaatactagtgtaTCATTAGGCACTAATGTGCCAATTaattcagtcttttattattaaacgtgtataaaaaattagttagaaaaataaggtatctataatttaattaaaatattttaagttcaagttttagaaataaaaaataatttttataaattatatataatgaatagtattttaaaaatgaaagtgttcactaactatttttaatttttatatcttcatataattaataatatttaccaaaatttattttagtatatatatttttgtctcCACTCTTAAAATTTTCTGGGTCTGTCACTGCTGAAACCCTCGAGTATTTTTCgaacccaatctactaaaaacctacctaAAACCGTTACTAATTTAAGTATCAAAGTCCTTTGTATGTACCACTCACACCTCTGTTCACAAACAACTCGGACAGATTCTTCTTCATTGAAAAAAATGTCGGGCAAATCACTCAGACGCATTTAGACCTCACGTTCAAATCCAAAACAACTCAATTTTACGTAACTCTCAgaataatttgtatattttattttaaatttataaatttaatgaaataatttaaaagataagaataaaaaatatttaataataaatataaaaattttataagttcTTTAACTTTTAGAACATATAaaacttataaatttaaattaaataagatattaaaaaaattatgtgtaataaaattaagatgaatatttataaaattacaaattaattatttataaatattattaaattcatttatttatttttttcagcggtatttaatttgaagcaggctaaaaattttatattcgaattattttttatcttcataTCTCTAAGTCGCAATATAATATAGTACCTTAGAATATAAGGCTATCATTACTTTTCACATTAGATTGTTACTATataagttttaaatttattttattgtgcacatcaattaaattatactttattatttcattttgcaTATTTTGAAATTATGCAATTATACTATAAAGATGATATTAGTTTtcataatttattgaatttttttactattttgtttgtcATTTAAATACTCTCTATAAAAAATAGATTATTTAAAGTGAAACATTACATAAAGAGatatagaaaatttttaaattcattattttggTTTGCATAAAAAGGTTGGgaacgaaaaatatttttgtatgcaaaaaaagttGGGGCAAAAAAATTTTTTGGTCTATACCTTAGAGATCAAAATCATACTTAAACCCTTAAAATAAAACACAATACACAATTGTGTCAGAGAATTTAGTAACAACATGGCAAGTTTGAAATAAGTGAAAAAGAAGCTGAAAAAAAGGTTTCGAACTCAACCTCACATGACCCTTAGTAAGGCATATGAACACATCAAAATTGACTACAATGTCATAATAAATGAAAAGATGGCATATAAGGCACTGGAAGAGGTTAGAGAGCGTTTGATTGGCAATGAGAAGGCACAGTACAGTAAGTTGAGGGAATACCTGACTGAGCTGTTGAGGAGTAACTAGAGAGCCATACGATTTTGGATGTGACACCAATGTCGCAGTCACCTCCACTATTCAGCAAGTTATACATTTGTTTAGAGGCTTGTAAAAGGGGATTTAAAATTGGGTGTAGAAAACTAATCGGACTTAATGGATGTTTCTTGAATGGTTACTTTGGGAGTAACTGTTATCGACTGTGGGTCAAGAGGCAAACAATTATTTCTATATAATTGCGTATGCTATTGTTGACAGTGAAACTAAAAAAAAGTTGGAAGTGGTTCCTCACTTTATTACAAGAAGATCTTAAagattaatatatttatggatGGAATTTTATCTTGAACCATCAAAAGGTAATATTTTTTAACTACGTTAAGAGTTGTTAAATTTTTCTTGAGTTCCGAATTAAATGTTATTCTTGTTAGTTAAATTGCtttactttaatttttcaaatggTTGATTTAAATTCAGTAATTGGCActacaaaatttatatatatttgtggGTGTTTTTCAAAGGgagtttttaaaaacctccacagtATATTTTATTTGTGATATTTTGATAAACTCccacaaattaataataaaactccaccgttataattaattaattatcacgtAATTAAAACTCTTTAAATATCCAGGAGAACACTCGAATAGAGAGAACCGAAGAGTGAGAGCTCATCGAAACTCTAAGCTTGCGATAGACATCTTTGCCGCTGCCTCCGCCGTCATGGCCGTCATTAGAGTTCATCTCCTTTCTGCTTCTGCCATAAAGTTATTGAGATCGAGCCAAGGCATCTTTTTCATTAACGCGTTTCCAGATCTAATTGCAACGCCCAAGCCTTTGAGATCGAGAGAAAGGACCTCTTCGGTCAACTCTCCTCCGCCAATGACGCTCGTGTTCACCATCGGCATTCTATCGCTTGTGTACGCTCTTCTTTCCACTCGTTCTCAGTTTCtggttctccttctctttttcctttttattcgtttttgttgtttttcatccgCAAATTCTAAATGCTTTGCTATGTGATATAACATTGTTTCAAATTATCAAgcactccaagtgtttgatgaattgtttattcTCTTAATTGAAATTCTGATAAATTGAtttgctaatttttttaattttgatttcgtGATACTCTTTTATTTTGATACTAATATTTCATGATACTGATAAATTGAGATTCAAGTGTGTTCCCTACAGCATTGGGTGTGAATCCAATGATCACTGTTCAGGCTATAGCTTATTGCACAACACAATCTGTTCTTGAAGTTCTTAGAAGGAAAAGGCGTTGATGAATTATATATACTTTCTCTCCGATTTCGATTCTGCGAAATCTTTTCCATTCCTACAAATGAGTGCAGGTACCATTTGCTTATTCTATTCCTcgctaaatttattattattattagggtttAAGTGATTTATATAAGCACTAGCTGGATTTTAATTGAAGCGCTTGAGGAATTTTTGCTTAAATTTATGTTTcttcaaatacaatttttttcttctatcgTGTGAATTTGGTGAAATAGTGAAGAAAATGATTGATAGTTGGTTTGATACACTTATTGATTATAATAGGTGGCGCATTTGGTGGCAATAGAGGGCTCCGTCCAGTGCCTCCTGAAAAGGGTATTTTTCCATTAGACCACATGTATTTATGTGACCTGGTAATGCTTTCATCTTAGTTTCTCAATCTGCAACTAAGTCTTAACCTATATTATATCTATGGTTATAGTTGAATTTAGAGGAATAAGCCGTTGCAACTTGTGTATTTGTTTCTGGACAATTAGTCGAATCGATAATGAGTAAATGTTTCCTTAATGCTAATATTGATACAATAATATGTTGATACAATCGATATCTTAGAAAGTAATTCTTCCCTTATTTGGTTATAAGGAAGATGTTTAGAAGGAACTGTCAGGGGGATAAATTATTTCTCATCAATTTTTTGTGTGTTGCATTTGTTTCAGGAGAAGAAAGAATATTTGGGTTGTCTGAAAACTGCGGGTCACCAGTCTGAAAAATGCAGGGACTTCTCGAAAAGGTACTTACAGTGCCGAATGGAAAAGTGAGTCTAGCTTTTCTGTGTTATCAATATCATATTTGATTGGCTGTAGTGTTTTTCTTTGTGTAGGTTAGCATAAGTTGGAATGTTTTTAGTGCActgtttcttttttctcttctgtcATGTTTTTAATCCTTGGAGCACAATATTGTGGATTGGTGAATCAATTTCTGCATTGAAGATCAtgtaatttttccttttttttctacaTTTTGACCCTAAACAATATTAAGGTTCAAGAGGTACTTAGATAATCCTTGTGCTGATTGTTCAGGGTCATTGTGGTTCTTGTTGGGCATTTGGTGCTGTAGAGTCATTATTAGATCGATTTTGCATTCATTTTGATGTGGTAAGTATTCTTCTTACTGAGCAACATATTGCTGTGTGTgaatatcaataaataaatatcttattGAGGATATTTAAAGAGGAATTTATGCTCTATATGTTTAATTGCAGAATATCTCTCTCTCTGTGAATGATCTTCTCGCAGGCTGTGGCTTTTTGTGTGGATCTGGTTGTGATGGAGGGTATCCCCTAAATGGATGGCAATACCTAGTCAGCCATGGTGTCGTCACTAAAGAGGTAATGAATCATCAGTTTTGCCTAGGCAGAATCCCA
Coding sequences within it:
- the LOC112801076 gene encoding uncharacterized protein isoform X1; this encodes MQGLLEKVLTVPNGKGHCGSCWAFGAVESLLDRFCIHFDVNISLSVNDLLAGCGFLCGSGCDGGYPLNGWQYLVSHGVVTKEVLNQLVKEHPTMALTVGTVLRVEDAKAVINAGAKFLMSPAIVKQSRSLFLNCTYGISLVEVR
- the LOC112801076 gene encoding cathepsin B-like protease 2 isoform X5 — translated: MQGLLEKVLTVPNGKGHCGSCWAFGAVESLLDRFCIHFDVNISLSVNDLLAGCGFLCGSGCDGGYPLNGWQYLVSHGVVTKEVGTVLRVEDAKAVINAGAKFLMSPAIVKV
- the LOC112801076 gene encoding cathepsin B-like protease 2 isoform X4, with the protein product MQGLLEKVLTVPNGKGHCGSCWAFGAVESLLDRFCIHFDVNISLSVNDLLAGCGFLCGSGCDGGYPLNGWQYLVSHGVVTKEVGTVLRVEDAKAVINAGAKFLMSPAIVKQSRSLFLNCTYGISLVEVR
- the LOC112801076 gene encoding cathepsin B-like protease 2 isoform X3, whose protein sequence is MQGLLEKVLTVPNGKGHCGSCWAFGAVESLLDRFCIHFDVNISLSVNDLLAGCGFLCGSGCDGGYPLNGWQYLVSHGVVTKEVLNQLVKEHPTMALTVGTVLRVEDAKAVINAGAKFLMSPAIVKFSWSRCRLP
- the LOC112801076 gene encoding cathepsin B-like protease 2 isoform X2, translated to MQGLLEKGHCGSCWAFGAVESLLDRFCIHFDVNISLSVNDLLAGCGFLCGSGCDGGYPLNGWQYLVSHGVVTKEVLNQLVKEHPTMALTVGTVLRVEDAKAVINAGAKFLMSPAIVKQSRSLFLNCTYGISLVEVR